One Spinacia oleracea cultivar Varoflay chromosome 4, BTI_SOV_V1, whole genome shotgun sequence DNA segment encodes these proteins:
- the LOC110792895 gene encoding probable flavin-containing monooxygenase 1 isoform X2: MERKVGIIGAGISGLLACKYALAKGYQPLVFESRNTIGGVWTKTLETTKLQTPKSFFQFSDFPWPSFVDTLYPSQTQVFDYLQSYAKHFDLLKHIRFNTNVLNIKYHKGPSHEENNPSNWGGDHNGDPFGNKGKWIITTQHLLTQTVEVTQVDFVILCLGRFSDVANIPEFPIDQGPEVFEGKVMHSIEYSNLENEKARDLIKGKRVTVVGFKKTALDIAMQCATVNGVKYPCTMICRTPHWNVYQSIPWANMFLNRFSELLIHKPGDGPLLNFLATLLSPLGDQKLRDIFASPNFQKCISSSCNETTPLYRECIHPRIPQLAVIGFSESFANLFASEIRCRWLFELLDGKFKLPNIQEMEKDVLIWKKSMKTFSPKYYGRPCIGALHIWYNDRLCEDMGLNPKRKKGIWAELFEPYTPTDYA, from the exons atggaaagaaAAGTTGGCATAATAGGAGCAGGAATTAGTGGTCTATTAGCATGTAAATATGCCCTTGCTAAGGGTTACCAACCCTTAGTTTTTGAGTCTAGAAACACAATTGGTGGTGTTTGGACCAAAACTCTAGAAACTACTAAACTCCAAACTCCTAAATCATTTTTTCAATTTTCTGATTTTCCTTGGCCTTCTTTTGTTGATACACTTTACCCTTCCCAAACCCAAGTGTTTGATTATCTTCAATCTTATGCTAAGCATTTTGATTTGCTTAAACACATTAGGTTTAATACTAATGTGTTGAATATTAAGTATCATAAAGGTCCATCACATGAAGAAAACAACCCATCTAATTGGGGTGGTGACCATAATGGTGACCCTTTTGGTAATAAGGGTAAATGGATTATTACCACGCAACATCTCCTTACACAAACCGTTGag GTGACGCAAGTAGATTTTGTAATTCTGTGTCTGGGACGATTCAGTGACGTGGCAAATATTCCAGAATTCCCCATAGACCAAGGGCCAGAAGTATTTGAAGGGAAGGTCATGCATTCAATAGAATATTCTAATTTGGAGAATGAAAAGGCTAGAGATTTGATTAAAGGGAAGCGAGTTACAGTGGTTGGCTTCAAAAAAACTGCACTTGATATTGCTATGCAGTGCGCAACTGTCAATG GAGTAAAATATCCATGCACAATGATATGTAGGACTCCACATTGGAATGTTTATCAGTCCATTCCTTGGGCAAACATGTTTTTGAATCGTTTCTCAGAACTATTGATTCATAAACCTGGTGATGGCCCTCTACTTAACTTCCTAGCCACACTCTTATCTCCTTTG GGTGATCAGAAGCTTAGAGATATCTTTGCATCTCCTAATTTCCAGAAATGCATTTCCAGCTCCTGCAATGAGACGACTCCATTATATAG GGAATGTATCCACCCACGAATTCCACAACTAGCAGTGATTGGTTTTTCAGAAAGCTTTGCAAACTTGTTTGCCTCAGAAATAAGGTGTCGTTGGTTATTTGAATTACTTGATGGGAAATTCAAATTGCCAAATATTCAAGAAATGGAGAAAGATGTGTTAATATGGAAAAagtccatgaaaacgttttcaCCCAAGTATTATGGAAGGCCATGCATAGGAGCATTACATATTTGGTACAATGATCGATTATGTGAAGATATGGGCTTAAACCCAAAGAGAAAGAAGGGTATATGGGCCGAATTATTTGAACCATATACCCCAACGGACTATGCTTAA
- the LOC110792895 gene encoding probable flavin-containing monooxygenase 1 isoform X1, whose product MERKVGIIGAGISGLLACKYALAKGYQPLVFESRNTIGGVWTKTLETTKLQTPKSFFQFSDFPWPSFVDTLYPSQTQVFDYLQSYAKHFDLLKHIRFNTNVLNIKYHKGPSHEENNPSNWGGDHNGDPFGNKGKWIITTQHLLTQTVEVTQVDFVILCLGRFSDVANIPEFPIDQGPEVFEGKVMHSIEYSNLENEKARDLIKGKRVTVVGFKKTALDIAMQCATVNGVKYPCTMICRTPHWNVYQSIPWANMFLNRFSELLIHKPGDGPLLNFLATLLSPLRWGIGKYVENDIKKKHSLKKIGMVPNHSFLQAMNSCLVVTTPEGFYDNVDKGSIILKRSPTFTFHKEGVLLCDDSDYGTNKPIKNDLVIFATGFKGDQKLRDIFASPNFQKCISSSCNETTPLYRECIHPRIPQLAVIGFSESFANLFASEIRCRWLFELLDGKFKLPNIQEMEKDVLIWKKSMKTFSPKYYGRPCIGALHIWYNDRLCEDMGLNPKRKKGIWAELFEPYTPTDYA is encoded by the exons atggaaagaaAAGTTGGCATAATAGGAGCAGGAATTAGTGGTCTATTAGCATGTAAATATGCCCTTGCTAAGGGTTACCAACCCTTAGTTTTTGAGTCTAGAAACACAATTGGTGGTGTTTGGACCAAAACTCTAGAAACTACTAAACTCCAAACTCCTAAATCATTTTTTCAATTTTCTGATTTTCCTTGGCCTTCTTTTGTTGATACACTTTACCCTTCCCAAACCCAAGTGTTTGATTATCTTCAATCTTATGCTAAGCATTTTGATTTGCTTAAACACATTAGGTTTAATACTAATGTGTTGAATATTAAGTATCATAAAGGTCCATCACATGAAGAAAACAACCCATCTAATTGGGGTGGTGACCATAATGGTGACCCTTTTGGTAATAAGGGTAAATGGATTATTACCACGCAACATCTCCTTACACAAACCGTTGag GTGACGCAAGTAGATTTTGTAATTCTGTGTCTGGGACGATTCAGTGACGTGGCAAATATTCCAGAATTCCCCATAGACCAAGGGCCAGAAGTATTTGAAGGGAAGGTCATGCATTCAATAGAATATTCTAATTTGGAGAATGAAAAGGCTAGAGATTTGATTAAAGGGAAGCGAGTTACAGTGGTTGGCTTCAAAAAAACTGCACTTGATATTGCTATGCAGTGCGCAACTGTCAATG GAGTAAAATATCCATGCACAATGATATGTAGGACTCCACATTGGAATGTTTATCAGTCCATTCCTTGGGCAAACATGTTTTTGAATCGTTTCTCAGAACTATTGATTCATAAACCTGGTGATGGCCCTCTACTTAACTTCCTAGCCACACTCTTATCTCCTTTG AGATGGGGAATTGGCAAATATGTGGAGAATGATATTAAGAAGAAACATTCTCTCAAAAAGATTGGCATGGTACCTAACCACAGTTTCTTACAAGCAATGAACTCTTGTTTAGTTGTAACAACACCAGAAGGGTTTTATGACAATGTTGATAAAGGAAGCATTATTTTGAAAAGATCTCCAACTTTTACCTTTCACAAAGAAGGTGTTTTACTTTGTGATGATAGTGATTATGGAACTAATAAACCTATTAAGAATGATTTGGTTATTTTTGCTACTGGATTTAAGGGTGATCAGAAGCTTAGAGATATCTTTGCATCTCCTAATTTCCAGAAATGCATTTCCAGCTCCTGCAATGAGACGACTCCATTATATAG GGAATGTATCCACCCACGAATTCCACAACTAGCAGTGATTGGTTTTTCAGAAAGCTTTGCAAACTTGTTTGCCTCAGAAATAAGGTGTCGTTGGTTATTTGAATTACTTGATGGGAAATTCAAATTGCCAAATATTCAAGAAATGGAGAAAGATGTGTTAATATGGAAAAagtccatgaaaacgttttcaCCCAAGTATTATGGAAGGCCATGCATAGGAGCATTACATATTTGGTACAATGATCGATTATGTGAAGATATGGGCTTAAACCCAAAGAGAAAGAAGGGTATATGGGCCGAATTATTTGAACCATATACCCCAACGGACTATGCTTAA